TCACCACAACATGTCCATTCACACCCACGTGATTCGCCTTATTATCCATCCTAGCACCACCATTCTTAAAGTTATGATGATCCCCGCTTGCCTCTCCTCCTCCATCACTGGCACCCCCACCGCAACCTAAtggtctcttcttcttcttcaccaaTAGTTTAGCCGGCTTCGAAAGCAAGGGTCTCACTACCGACCCCTTCTCCTTTGTCGAATCCAAACTTGGGGTCCTATTATCCTCGGGTACCCCCAATGAAGAATCCACCAACTCTACATCCAATTGAAGTATTTCGCGAAAAGTTGGATAGAAGTGGTCTTGAAAACAAAGCATTGTGAGCTCATCAACATCTTTGTTGGGATTGGATAGAATTAACTCCTCGAAAGCGACCTTCACACGGTCTAAGAACCAGAGAGAGTCAGATTTCTGGAGATCTTCATTGAAAATGACGAAATAGGCAAAAGGGTCATGGATTAAGAAGGTGTAGGTCTTCTTGCGAATGGTGTGAGAGAACATGGAATGGTGAGGAGGGGTTTTCTCTATGCATTGTTTAGCTATGTCTTCGATTCCCGGCTCTTCGGAGGATGAAAATTCCACAAGGATTGTGAGTCCCTTTGCAATGCAAGCATAGAATATGAGATCTGGATTGGAAATCatttgatgattttttttttatgtgtgtGTGTGGCTCTTTTTCTCTTCCTTCTCGTCTCCTTTTCCTTTACGTAGAATCAAGGAAAAGCTAAAATCCGGAGAGAAAATGAGAATTGAATTAGAAAAAAGTAGAAAATTTGCATTACATATATGAGAAATTCTCCCTTTGTTGATTGCGTGAATGATTTCGCTCTCGAAAATTTGAAATCATTGTCAAATTTTATTGTTTCTTTCTCTCCATCGTTTGGAGTTCTGcaattctttctctctctctctctctctccgttGGGTTTGGAAATGGAAGAGAGAGAATGGAACCGAGAATTCTTTGGGAGGTAAAAGAAAACAGAATAACGGCTGCCTCTTCAAAATCAACCCTTGACTGACTTTTAAATTACGGATGTGCCCTTTGTCCTATTTTCTATAAACCCCTAATATATCGGATTGGTTATCGGGGTCCACAGTGttctttcttaattaaaaaaaaaaaaacaaaaaaaaaatgaagctctggataatttatagtttatttatCTACATTTTCTTATCAATTTTAATTGCAAATACACTAAATCATATCCACACAAACTTAATCTGATAATTAGTAAATGTAAAAGATTTCTTTCAATTTTcgattttcatttcaaaaatatatatatatatatactaaatcatgtgatgattttttaattactactatattactatatttataatatattaaattatttataataatatataccccatacttaaatattatataattaaaaagtaactAAAATATACATTAAATGATATTCTTGTACTactattttcatatttaatgtaaaatcaaaattgtctattatttttttttaaagaatataactacataattaatttcatccaatgttaaatatgataatttgacaaaaaaaaaacaaaaatctaaAAGTAAAAGTATGAAGTAATTGTAACAATAGAGTATTGAGTTGAATggttgattaataaaatagcaGTGCCAATGTAGGATCATAAATAATCAAAATGAACATAAGCGCATATGAGTTCTTGCACCCAAACATATATATAGTTACCAAGCCTCAGAGACTGGTAAATCTTATCACAAATGCCAAACATCAATCAATGATAACTTACGTATAAATACTCAACAAAAAACTCCATATACCACTCATCAACTAAAATCATGCCTCCAAGCATGACCATCAATGGGAGACAACCTCCAATCCTCTCCACCACCGTAGGAGTCTGGGCTATAACCTGCAATCCGTCTTGACTGGGGGCGCATCCCATTACCCTTGGGGTTTGGGCTCCTTGGAGCCTGGTAACCAGCTGTTCCTCCACCTGAACTTGAGGAGTCACAACCCGATCCACCAATTGAACCTTTCCTTGTGGATGAGTTCCATTGAGGCACATAGGATCCACGCTGTTTGACCATGCCCTGACCACGTAGCTTGGCCTTGGCAGACTGGGTTGAAGCCATGTAGCTAGGGACATGGGTGCTTAAGCTTGATTGTCTTTGATGCTTAGATGGGTACGGAGATGTGTCCGCTAGGCCATCGTTGACGTTGCCCATGCCTGGTGGAGCGACCCCATCCATTTCTAATGTTTTCTCAGACATGTCATCTGTGGTGGTTGTAGTGGTGGTCAGCGGCACATAAGATGCTTCGTTTGGCCCCAAATAACGTGCATGGTATGGTTGTGATGACATCCACCGCTCGAGCCAATTCCAATCCCATTGCATCTTCTCCCTTTCATTTGCATAAAATACTCTCTTTTTGCCATTTGGGTCAGATTGCATGAGTTGATGTTGCTGTTGTTGCTGTTAGTACAGGCCATTTATTTGCAAAGGATTTTGAGAAAAATATATACCATCATATCTGTGTTTTAGTAACAAATTAAATGTGCGTACATAGTAACAAATACATGCATAGCTCACCAACCTGATATGCATAAGCATAAGCAAGGGCTCTCTCCCTCTTCACGACAGCATCTTGTTTCCTTGAAGTACTTTCCTTGATTCTCTCATAACTTTGATGCCCGTTATCCCAACCTTCTGTTCTATAACTCTGTAATGGGCTCCTGGGATAATTTACTCCATCCACCGATCTCCTTCGTCCTTccaattcttcttcttcctcaaccTTCTTTTCAAGCTTCTCATGAGCCAGTTGAAGTTTGCGGGCTCTCGCTCTTGCCTGCACACGTACAAGTGCCTGCATACACCTCATTGTCATCTGTGCTTGCTTGCGTACGTTGTGGCCTCTCACAAGTGCTTGTAGCCTCACTAGTCCCTTCAACGCACGCAAGGCACGCCGAGCCTGCACAATAACGAGACGATTTCCAGCTgacatgaaaattaatttttaactacTTTCTACCTTTATTAAAGCAACCGTAGCATGTTATTAACTAAACTACCTGAATTTGCCACCCTTCTGAGATCAAGAGAAAGTGAATTACCGTGAAAGTGAATGTGTGAAAGCAAAAAAtgactattttttatttttcaagtcAATTTAACAACAAAATAAAGTTATAGAATTACAGCATAGTCCTAGCTATCATTTATCTATATAGGTAGATAGAGCTTATAATTAATGGCCTCCATTGCATGGCAAATTAATTTAAGTTGTGGGGGCATTGAAAGAGAGGCGATGTAATGAGTAAGAGAGAAATGAGAGAGAGATATACAAGGTAGCCTCTGTAGTATGACTGTATAAGAGTAGCAGCTCTTTCTTCCTTGGAATGACGTCCATAGCCAGCCAGTCGAACAACTTTAGCTGCTGCTTGTGCAGCTGCAACCGCAGCTTCTGCGGCCGCTGCAGTTGCCACTGCAACTGCAATGGCATGATTTCTATCTTCAGTCACTGGACTTGATGCCGTGCTGCCTTCATTAGTGGCATCAGGGGAAGGAAAATGTTCAAATGACACAACCTCCGGAGCCTCATGTTGCCATTTCTCTGCGTTGTCTTTCTAAAAATACATACATCATCATTTCCATCATCAATTTCATAATTGTCATTATAAGGGAAATCCGTTATGGAAAATAAACCATTATCGTCCAATAAACACAACAAGTGCATTTAAGTAAAATCCAAATACCATGACGCTTTAAATATATATCATGAATGATCAATTACTAATTATCAAACAATCATCATCGATTCGTAACATTTGGGGGTTTGCCTCAAATTGTGAAaagagattaaaaaataaagcaatTTTGGCATGATAGGTATCTAACAAAGCCAAGCACATGTGTTGATGAAGATAGATGATGTGATAGCCTCGGTGGCATGATAATAATATGTCATGGAAAGGGGTTTGCATGCTTTGAGGGTCATGTTGATTGGGGACCATTTGTTCCGCTTATTTATTCATGGTCCTAAATACGGTAAGGAGGCAGTTCTTCTTTAATGTAGCCCTAATAGTCCACAGTTCAACACATAtcctttataataattaatcaccGCCGATGACAATCTGCAGTGTACCTGTGTTTGGGGAGGGGGAACAGAAATTCACATGGATGCTCTACAAATATATAAATCTTAGGGATTGCATTGGAGTAAGATATCCAGACCAGACAccttaaattcatttaattttgatCATATAATTGTGAATTTCAGCTAAAACTAATTCTGATTTCAGCATAGATTATCTAGAATTGATTATTTGAGTATCCTCTGAATGTCTAAGGGAAAATTTATGAACTGACAGGCAAATGAGGACGATCAAAATTTCGATAGATAAACATCAAAATTAAGAGGTGCCCTGTTAGGTCATATACTTTATTAGGTGTACCTtgaaaatagtaataataataataaaaaaaagtagtCAACCAGGTGGTGGTTATAGAACTACTACTCTTTGAATCTTGCTTATTAGTAAAGCTATAGTACTCTAAATACCTATATCTGATTTGCTGGGAAGCAGTTTGAGCTGCCTAGTTGTTTTTTTCTTATGCTTGCTTGTTTCCTGAGACTGTTTTACGTTTTCTGGTTTTCTTCTTTACGTACCAAGGATTTCCAAGTCCTTTTGCTTGGCATGTTAATGTCTAGATTGGTTGTTAGGGAATTGTTTTTGGGTGTAGTTTTTGTAATCAAAATTCTAAGTTTCTTTCCctgatttttaatatatttccattatcaaaaaaataaagtaaaataaaaaattccgaTTACAATTTAATTACATACCTTTTTCTCTGGTAATTTCTTATGATTAGAAGACGATTTGAACACTTTCTTCACTGATGAAAACCAACCACCTCCTTTCTTCCCCATCTCCGGCGAAAGAGATCAGCTTTACATGATCCACGAAAATTGTGTTTCAGGCAATGCAGACTTATAAATAATCATATAGCATAGACCAACAAAACCAGAAATGCGCTTAAACCCAGAATAATTAT
This is a stretch of genomic DNA from Manihot esculenta cultivar AM560-2 chromosome 2, M.esculenta_v8, whole genome shotgun sequence. It encodes these proteins:
- the LOC110609944 gene encoding phytolongin Phyl2.2 → MISNPDLIFYACIAKGLTILVEFSSSEEPGIEDIAKQCIEKTPPHHSMFSHTIRKKTYTFLIHDPFAYFVIFNEDLQKSDSLWFLDRVKVAFEELILSNPNKDVDELTMLCFQDHFYPTFREILQLDVELVDSSLGVPEDNRTPSLDSTKEKGSVVRPLLSKPAKLLVKKKKRPLGCGGGASDGGGEASGDHHNFKNGGARMDNKANHVGVNGHVVVNREFSVSMTHKNGGHHLGDNKHKVNKTWMKLVWVILILDVAICTALFGIWLLICRGFKCIDG
- the LOC110603232 gene encoding protein IQ-DOMAIN 21 produces the protein MGKKGGGWFSSVKKVFKSSSNHKKLPEKKKDNAEKWQHEAPEVVSFEHFPSPDATNEGSTASSPVTEDRNHAIAVAVATAAAAEAAVAAAQAAAKVVRLAGYGRHSKEERAATLIQSYYRGYLARRALRALKGLVRLQALVRGHNVRKQAQMTMRCMQALVRVQARARARKLQLAHEKLEKKVEEEEELEGRRRSVDGVNYPRSPLQSYRTEGWDNGHQSYERIKESTSRKQDAVVKRERALAYAYAYQQQQQHQLMQSDPNGKKRVFYANEREKMQWDWNWLERWMSSQPYHARYLGPNEASYVPLTTTTTTTDDMSEKTLEMDGVAPPGMGNVNDGLADTSPYPSKHQRQSSLSTHVPSYMASTQSAKAKLRGQGMVKQRGSYVPQWNSSTRKGSIGGSGCDSSSSGGGTAGYQAPRSPNPKGNGMRPQSRRIAGYSPDSYGGGEDWRLSPIDGHAWRHDFS